A portion of the Pectobacterium brasiliense genome contains these proteins:
- a CDS encoding co-chaperone YbbN, whose protein sequence is MLEQQATIVDVNESNLHQVLEQSTTLPVLFYFWSGRSQHCLELEPVLDKLAQEYAGQFVLAKVDCDAEQRVAAQFGLRSIPTVYLFKDGQPLDGFQGPQPEEAIRELLKRALPKEEELKVAQAQQLIQEDKLPEAMQLLKDAWQLSQQRSDIGLMLAEVQIQINRSEDAEAVLATIPLQDRDTRYHSLVAQIELLKQAADTPEIQHLQQQLDADPQNAELAVQLALQLHQVGRNEEALELLMGFLKKDLAVANGSARKTLMDIMAALGTGDALAARYRRQLYSLLY, encoded by the coding sequence ATGTTAGAACAACAAGCGACTATCGTTGACGTCAATGAATCCAACCTGCATCAGGTGTTGGAACAATCCACGACACTGCCAGTCCTGTTTTACTTCTGGTCGGGGCGTAGCCAGCACTGCCTGGAGCTGGAACCGGTGTTGGACAAGCTGGCGCAGGAATACGCCGGGCAGTTTGTTCTGGCGAAGGTTGACTGTGATGCAGAACAGCGCGTAGCCGCCCAGTTTGGCCTGCGCTCAATCCCAACCGTGTATCTGTTTAAAGACGGGCAACCGCTGGACGGTTTTCAGGGGCCACAGCCGGAAGAGGCCATTCGTGAGTTGCTGAAACGCGCACTGCCGAAAGAAGAAGAGCTGAAAGTCGCACAGGCGCAGCAGCTGATTCAGGAAGACAAACTGCCGGAAGCAATGCAATTGCTGAAAGACGCCTGGCAACTCAGCCAGCAGCGCAGCGACATCGGTCTGATGCTGGCAGAGGTACAGATTCAGATCAACCGCAGTGAAGATGCGGAAGCCGTGTTGGCCACCATTCCTTTACAAGACAGGGATACCCGTTATCACAGCCTTGTTGCCCAGATTGAATTACTGAAACAAGCGGCAGATACGCCAGAAATTCAGCATCTACAGCAGCAGTTGGATGCCGATCCGCAAAATGCGGAGCTGGCGGTACAGCTGGCGCTGCAACTGCATCAGGTTGGACGCAACGAAGAAGCGCTCGAACTGCTAATGGGCTTCCTGAAGAAAGATCTGGCCGTCGCTAACGGCAGCGCACGTAAAACGCTAATGGACATCATGGCCGCCCTCGGCACCGGCGACGCCCTCGCCGCCCGCTACCGTAGGCAGCTTTATTCGCTGCTGTATTAA
- the ybbP gene encoding putative ABC transporter permease subunit YbbP: MIWRWFWREWRSPSLLIVWLALTLAVACVLALGTISDRMEKGLSQQSRDFLAGDRVLRASRPVADSWLQEAQQRGLTLSRQISFMTMTFAGDMPQLVQVKATDQRYPLYGNLQTRPEGLHAEAGTVLVAPRLLALLDLKVGDMLDVGDTSLRISGELIQEPDSGFNPFETAPRILMNLDDVEKTGAIQPGGRITWRYMFSGNEKQISEFSNFIKPQLKPDQRWYGMEDSEGALSQSLKRSQQFLLLSALLTLLLSIAAVAVAMGHYCRSRYDLVAILKTLGAGKQALRRLIIGQWLSVLGLAAVCGSVLGLGFEALLMKMLAPVLPATLPASGLWPWIWALGSLVLISLLVGLRPYRLLLATQPLRVLRQDVVANVWQLRYYLPIVLIIVVGLLAVLSGGGVLLWSLLGGVAVLSLLLGVIGWGGLLLLRRLTVKRLALRLAINRLLRQPWSTLSQLAAFSLSFMLLALLLVMRGDLLERWQQQLPPGSPNYFLLNITADQVPQIRDFLSQHEVMPEQFFPIIRARLTEINQQVATEVIHEDDPGGNTVNRELNLTWMNGIPQHNVLVEGEAPKTGEVSMEEKEAKEMGIKIGDTLTFTGDTQPFSATVTSFRQVDWESLRPNFFFIFPVGALDNQPQSWLTSFRYDGDEKMITQLNRQFPTVSVLDIGSILRQVGQVLQQVSRALEIMVILVLFCGVLLLLAQIQVGMRQRRQELMVYRTLGAGLRLLRTTLWCEFAVLGLVAGTAAAIGAESALWLLQRKVFNFAWEPNIGMWIALPLIAAFLLSLCGGWLGLRLLRGKALFRQFAG, from the coding sequence ATGATCTGGCGGTGGTTCTGGCGCGAATGGCGCTCTCCTTCCTTATTGATTGTCTGGTTAGCGCTAACGCTGGCGGTGGCCTGCGTGCTTGCCCTAGGTACGATCAGCGACCGCATGGAGAAAGGGCTCAGTCAGCAGAGCCGTGATTTTTTGGCAGGCGACCGCGTGCTGCGTGCGTCGCGGCCTGTCGCGGACTCCTGGCTTCAGGAGGCGCAGCAGCGCGGGCTGACGCTCAGCCGGCAGATTTCCTTTATGACCATGACGTTTGCGGGCGATATGCCGCAGCTGGTACAGGTTAAAGCGACGGACCAACGTTATCCGCTGTACGGCAATTTGCAGACTCGTCCTGAAGGGCTACATGCGGAAGCGGGAACGGTGCTGGTGGCTCCACGACTGTTGGCCTTACTTGATCTGAAAGTCGGTGACATGCTGGATGTTGGCGATACCTCGCTGCGCATCAGCGGTGAACTGATTCAGGAACCGGATTCCGGCTTCAATCCGTTTGAGACCGCGCCGCGTATTCTGATGAATCTGGACGATGTCGAGAAAACGGGGGCGATTCAGCCGGGGGGCCGCATTACCTGGCGCTACATGTTTTCTGGCAATGAGAAGCAAATTAGTGAGTTCAGCAACTTCATCAAGCCACAGCTCAAGCCTGATCAGCGCTGGTATGGCATGGAGGATTCTGAAGGGGCGCTGAGCCAGTCGTTAAAGCGGTCGCAGCAGTTCCTGTTGCTGTCGGCGCTGCTGACGCTGCTGCTGTCTATTGCCGCGGTCGCGGTGGCGATGGGGCACTACTGCCGCAGCCGCTATGATTTGGTCGCCATTCTGAAAACGCTGGGGGCAGGCAAACAGGCGCTGAGGCGATTAATCATCGGGCAGTGGCTTTCCGTGCTTGGTCTGGCGGCGGTTTGCGGTAGCGTGCTTGGTCTGGGATTTGAGGCTCTGCTGATGAAAATGCTGGCGCCGGTTCTGCCTGCGACACTGCCTGCCTCCGGTCTGTGGCCGTGGATATGGGCGCTGGGATCGCTGGTGCTGATCTCACTGCTGGTTGGGCTGCGTCCTTATCGACTACTGCTGGCGACACAGCCGCTGCGCGTGTTGCGTCAGGATGTGGTGGCGAACGTGTGGCAGCTGCGCTATTACCTGCCGATCGTCCTGATTATTGTCGTCGGGCTGCTAGCCGTGTTGTCCGGTGGCGGTGTGCTGTTGTGGTCGTTGCTTGGTGGCGTGGCGGTGCTGTCGCTACTTTTGGGTGTGATTGGCTGGGGCGGTCTGCTGCTGCTACGGCGTTTGACGGTTAAACGACTGGCGTTGCGTCTGGCGATTAATCGCCTGCTGCGTCAGCCGTGGTCGACGCTCAGTCAACTGGCCGCGTTTTCGCTGTCCTTCATGCTATTGGCGCTATTGCTGGTGATGCGCGGTGATTTGCTGGAACGCTGGCAGCAGCAGTTGCCGCCGGGTAGCCCGAACTATTTCCTGCTGAATATCACGGCAGATCAGGTGCCACAGATAAGGGATTTCCTTTCTCAGCATGAGGTGATGCCGGAGCAGTTCTTCCCCATTATTCGTGCGCGCTTGACGGAGATTAATCAGCAGGTCGCGACGGAAGTGATCCACGAGGACGATCCGGGTGGTAACACAGTGAACCGTGAGCTGAATCTGACCTGGATGAACGGGATCCCGCAACACAATGTGCTGGTAGAGGGCGAAGCGCCGAAGACGGGCGAAGTCTCAATGGAAGAGAAAGAAGCCAAAGAGATGGGGATCAAAATTGGTGATACGCTGACCTTTACCGGCGACACGCAGCCGTTTAGCGCCACGGTGACCAGCTTCCGTCAGGTGGATTGGGAAAGCCTGCGTCCGAATTTCTTCTTTATTTTCCCCGTGGGGGCATTGGATAACCAGCCGCAGTCCTGGCTGACCAGCTTCCGCTACGATGGCGACGAGAAGATGATTACGCAACTGAATCGCCAGTTCCCGACGGTGAGCGTGCTGGATATCGGCAGTATTCTGCGTCAGGTTGGGCAGGTCTTGCAGCAGGTGAGTCGCGCGCTGGAGATTATGGTCATTCTGGTACTGTTCTGTGGCGTGCTGCTGTTGCTGGCTCAGATTCAGGTCGGGATGCGTCAGCGACGTCAGGAACTGATGGTGTATCGAACGCTGGGAGCTGGGCTACGCCTGCTGCGTACCACGCTGTGGTGTGAATTCGCGGTGCTGGGCCTGGTTGCGGGAACGGCGGCGGCGATTGGCGCAGAGTCGGCCCTGTGGCTGTTGCAGCGTAAGGTCTTTAACTTTGCCTGGGAACCGAATATCGGGATGTGGATAGCACTGCCGTTAATCGCGGCGTTCCTGCTGTCGCTCTGCGGCGGCTGGCTGGGGCTACGACTCTTACGCGGTAAAGCACTGTTCCGGCAGTTCGCGGGATAA
- a CDS encoding catalase yields MREGKLATEKRATTMDTPQAVGSDRHSPMRFQDMWFLEKLALFDRETSANNQTNHPRKVATSGTSAPDN; encoded by the coding sequence ATGAGAGAAGGAAAATTAGCCACAGAAAAGCGCGCGACAACGATGGATACTCCTCAGGCGGTGGGTTCCGACAGGCACAGCCCGATGCGGTTTCAGGACATGTGGTTTCTGGAGAAGCTGGCGCTGTTTGATCGTGAAACCAGCGCCAATAATCAGACCAATCATCCGCGAAAAGTGGCGACATCCGGCACCAGCGCACCGGACAACTAA
- a CDS encoding IS110 family transposase has protein sequence MYYVGIDISKRFIDVCLLVDGIKGKRKTKALPNDPNSAHALAQWLILQKCDPSQAHIIMEATEVYHEHLADGLHQSDILVSVINPHRVREFAKGMGILTKTDKVDAYVLACYGCLKQPENWLPPPQEIRKLKALLQHRDSLLNDKQRIENRLSALKSTTAPEEILTSLESIERNLKDELARIERLIAEHIDKHLRLKNDLKLLKSIDGVGEQIGWNMLAIIRGNNFRSAEQVAAYLGVIPVERRSGTSVCGRARLSKIGPPGIRAKLYMGAIAAISWNSHVRGLYERLRLKGKAKMVAIGAAMRKLVHLCYGVLHTQQPYDKNHGAVAG, from the coding sequence ATGTATTACGTCGGCATTGATATCAGTAAACGTTTTATCGATGTGTGCTTATTGGTTGATGGCATTAAAGGTAAACGGAAGACGAAAGCGTTACCCAATGACCCCAACTCAGCACACGCTTTGGCTCAATGGTTAATCCTGCAAAAATGTGACCCGAGTCAGGCTCATATCATCATGGAAGCCACTGAGGTTTATCACGAACACCTCGCTGATGGCCTTCACCAGTCGGACATTCTTGTCTCCGTGATAAACCCTCATCGGGTGCGTGAATTCGCCAAAGGAATGGGGATATTGACGAAGACGGATAAAGTGGATGCCTATGTTCTGGCGTGCTATGGCTGCCTGAAACAACCAGAAAACTGGCTCCCGCCTCCGCAAGAAATAAGGAAACTCAAAGCCTTGTTACAGCACAGGGATAGTCTGCTGAATGATAAACAACGCATAGAAAATCGACTGAGCGCGTTAAAATCTACCACGGCCCCGGAAGAAATCCTGACCTCGCTGGAGTCGATTGAGCGAAATTTGAAGGATGAGCTGGCAAGGATTGAACGCCTGATAGCGGAGCATATAGATAAGCATCTCAGGCTAAAAAACGACCTGAAACTGCTGAAATCGATTGATGGAGTGGGAGAGCAAATCGGGTGGAATATGTTAGCCATCATCCGGGGCAATAACTTCAGGAGCGCGGAACAGGTGGCGGCATACCTGGGCGTTATTCCGGTTGAACGTCGTTCTGGCACGTCAGTGTGTGGCAGGGCCAGACTGTCGAAAATAGGGCCGCCGGGTATCCGGGCAAAACTGTATATGGGAGCCATAGCGGCTATCAGTTGGAACAGTCATGTGCGAGGCCTCTATGAAAGACTGCGGCTAAAAGGAAAAGCGAAGATGGTGGCGATAGGAGCGGCAATGAGGAAACTGGTCCATCTGTGTTATGGTGTGCTGCATACGCAGCAGCCCTATGATAAAAATCATGGGGCGGTAGCTGGTTAG
- the ybbA gene encoding putative ABC transporter ATP-binding protein YbbA has product MFAKTSPASATPSETAHVENILEVHHLSKHVGQGENRLSILTGVELIVKPAQTIALIGESGSGKSTLLGILAGLDDGTEGDVSLMGKSLNALDEEGRAALRAQHVGFVFQSFMLVPTLNALENVQLPALLRGESDSHSRGQAEQLLQQLGLGERLHHLPAQLSGGEQQRVALARAFSGRPNVLFADEPTGNLDRKTGERIVDLLFSLNRDYATTLILVTHDEQLAARCERRLRLVDGKLREDA; this is encoded by the coding sequence ATGTTTGCGAAGACCAGCCCAGCGAGTGCTACGCCAAGCGAAACTGCGCACGTAGAAAACATTCTTGAAGTTCATCATCTTAGTAAGCACGTTGGTCAGGGAGAAAATCGGCTTTCCATCCTTACCGGAGTTGAGCTTATTGTCAAACCTGCGCAGACAATTGCCCTGATTGGGGAATCTGGTTCGGGGAAATCGACCTTACTGGGGATTTTGGCCGGGCTGGATGATGGCACAGAAGGCGACGTGAGCCTGATGGGCAAATCACTCAACGCATTGGATGAAGAAGGCCGTGCGGCGCTGCGTGCTCAGCATGTTGGTTTTGTCTTTCAGTCTTTCATGCTGGTGCCGACGCTGAATGCGTTGGAGAACGTACAGTTACCCGCGTTGCTGCGCGGTGAAAGCGACAGCCACAGCCGTGGTCAGGCTGAGCAACTGTTACAACAGCTTGGGCTGGGTGAGCGCTTACATCATCTTCCCGCTCAGCTTTCCGGCGGTGAGCAGCAGCGTGTGGCGCTGGCGCGCGCGTTCAGCGGTCGTCCTAACGTCTTGTTTGCCGATGAACCGACCGGGAATCTGGATCGTAAAACCGGTGAACGCATCGTTGATCTGCTGTTTTCCCTCAATCGTGATTATGCCACCACGCTGATTCTGGTGACACACGATGAACAACTGGCGGCACGCTGCGAGCGACGTCTGCGGTTAGTCGACGGCAAGCTGCGGGAGGACGCATGA
- the speG gene encoding spermidine N1-acetyltransferase, whose product MSGTSNSVRLRPLERDDLTFVHQLDNNASVMRYWFEEPYEAFVELSDLYDKHIHDQSERRFIIEHEQTKVGLVELVEINHIHRRAEFQIIIDPAYQGRGYASTAAKLAMDYGFSVLNLYKLYLIVDKENQKAIHIYSKLGFEVEGELIHEFFINGEYRNTIRMCIFQHQYLAKHKTVTGTGGEAPGSSISQ is encoded by the coding sequence ATGTCCGGTACGAGCAATTCCGTTCGGCTACGACCGCTGGAGCGGGACGATCTCACTTTTGTTCATCAGTTGGATAACAATGCCAGTGTGATGCGTTATTGGTTTGAAGAGCCTTACGAGGCCTTTGTCGAACTCAGCGATCTGTACGACAAGCATATTCATGACCAGAGCGAGCGGCGCTTCATTATTGAACACGAGCAGACCAAAGTCGGTCTGGTTGAGCTGGTGGAGATTAACCATATCCACCGCCGCGCGGAATTTCAGATCATTATCGATCCCGCGTATCAAGGCCGCGGCTACGCCAGCACGGCAGCCAAGCTGGCGATGGATTACGGTTTCTCGGTATTGAACCTCTATAAGCTGTATTTAATTGTGGATAAGGAAAACCAGAAGGCGATCCACATCTACAGTAAGCTGGGGTTTGAGGTCGAAGGCGAACTGATCCACGAGTTTTTCATCAACGGTGAATACCGCAACACGATCCGCATGTGTATTTTCCAGCATCAATATCTGGCGAAACACAAAACCGTGACGGGAACCGGCGGCGAAGCACCGGGAAGTTCTATCAGTCAGTGA
- the tyrP gene encoding tyrosine transporter TyrP: MKNRTLGSIFIVAGTTIGAGMLAMPLATAGVGFGTTLMILIGLWALMCYSALLLVEVYQHQPSHTGLGTLAKIYLGRWGQWITGFSMLFLMYALTAAYISGAGELLASSISQWSGYSLPLSAGILLFTLVAGGVVCIGTSSVDLFNRILFSGKVLMLVIMLAVMVPHIQRVNLLTLPLQQGLTLSALPVILTSFGFHGSIPSIVHYMGGDSRKLRRIFLIGSVIPLIAYIFWQLVMLGSLSSSTFNAILADQAGLNGLMQAIRTLVASPHVELAVHLFADLALATSFLGVALGLFDYLADLFKRKNSIIGRAQTGLLTFIPPLVFALFYPQGFVMALGYAAIALTVLALLIPVLLSWQVRKQRPEIRATRGGSPVLALVFTSGVAIILIQLAMVAGWLPSIS; this comes from the coding sequence GTGAAAAATCGTACTCTTGGCAGCATTTTTATCGTTGCAGGCACCACTATCGGAGCTGGAATGTTGGCGATGCCGCTAGCAACCGCCGGCGTCGGGTTTGGTACTACATTGATGATATTAATCGGTTTGTGGGCACTGATGTGTTACAGCGCCTTATTGCTGGTTGAAGTGTATCAGCATCAGCCCTCGCACACTGGGCTAGGCACGTTGGCAAAAATCTACCTCGGCCGCTGGGGACAGTGGATCACCGGTTTCAGTATGCTATTTCTGATGTATGCGCTCACGGCTGCGTATATCAGCGGCGCAGGCGAGCTGCTCGCTAGCAGCATTAGCCAGTGGAGTGGCTACTCACTTCCATTGTCCGCAGGCATTCTGCTCTTTACGCTGGTTGCTGGTGGCGTCGTTTGTATCGGTACCTCCTCCGTCGATTTATTTAACCGTATCCTGTTTAGCGGCAAAGTGCTGATGCTCGTCATCATGCTGGCTGTCATGGTGCCGCATATTCAGCGCGTCAATCTCTTAACGCTGCCACTGCAACAGGGTCTGACGCTCTCGGCATTGCCCGTTATCCTGACGTCGTTCGGCTTTCACGGCAGTATCCCCAGTATCGTGCACTACATGGGTGGCGACAGCCGTAAGCTGCGCCGAATATTCCTTATCGGTAGCGTGATACCGCTGATTGCCTATATTTTCTGGCAGCTCGTGATGCTGGGCAGCCTCAGTTCTTCAACATTCAACGCTATTTTGGCCGATCAGGCGGGATTGAATGGGTTGATGCAGGCTATTCGCACGCTGGTTGCCTCACCGCACGTTGAACTGGCCGTCCACCTGTTTGCCGATCTGGCACTGGCGACCTCTTTCCTCGGCGTGGCACTTGGATTATTCGATTATTTAGCCGATCTGTTTAAACGTAAAAATAGCATCATCGGGCGTGCGCAAACGGGCTTGCTGACCTTTATTCCCCCGCTGGTGTTTGCTCTCTTTTATCCGCAAGGTTTTGTGATGGCGCTAGGCTATGCGGCGATTGCGCTGACCGTGCTGGCACTGCTTATTCCCGTACTGCTGAGCTGGCAGGTACGCAAACAGCGTCCTGAAATACGTGCAACGCGCGGTGGCTCGCCGGTCCTGGCGCTGGTCTTCACCAGCGGCGTAGCGATTATCCTGATCCAACTGGCGATGGTGGCAGGCTGGCTACCGTCAATCAGCTAA
- a CDS encoding YfaZ family outer membrane protein: MKKFVIACAGSLLLASASVHAISLSGEAGRDYVGANAGFGLGIPGLAGNVSYAHGDNNNDVYGFGLGYTIPVGPLKLTLGGKALYLNQDHGNDGYGVALGGGVQWPLSRQFSLYGEGYYSPDAFSSHIDHYVEAKAGVRWQVFAPLSVDVGYRYINMARENGPDNRLADSAYIGVGLSF, encoded by the coding sequence ATGAAAAAGTTTGTGATTGCCTGTGCGGGAAGCTTGTTACTTGCAAGTGCTTCTGTACATGCCATTAGCCTTTCCGGGGAAGCAGGTCGCGATTACGTTGGTGCCAATGCGGGCTTCGGTCTGGGCATCCCTGGGCTTGCGGGCAATGTGAGCTATGCCCACGGCGACAACAACAATGATGTATACGGCTTCGGCCTGGGATACACCATTCCTGTTGGTCCACTCAAACTGACGCTGGGTGGTAAAGCGCTGTACCTGAATCAGGATCACGGCAATGATGGCTATGGCGTCGCACTGGGCGGTGGCGTGCAGTGGCCGCTGAGCCGTCAGTTCTCGCTGTATGGCGAAGGTTACTATTCACCGGATGCCTTCTCCAGCCATATCGACCACTATGTGGAAGCAAAAGCAGGCGTACGCTGGCAGGTCTTTGCACCGCTGAGCGTTGATGTCGGTTACCGCTACATCAATATGGCGCGTGAGAACGGCCCGGATAACAGACTGGCGGATTCTGCCTATATTGGCGTTGGTCTGAGCTTCTAA
- a CDS encoding SDR family oxidoreductase yields MQKTVFITGCSSGIGLIAAQDLQKRGYRVIAACRRTEDVARLTALGLEAITLDLDDSASVEQAAAEVIRLTDNRLYGLFNNAGYGLYGSLNTISRQQLERQFSSNLFGTHQLTQLLLPAMLPHGEGRIIQTSSVLGLVSTPGRGAYAASKYALEAWSDALRMELHGCGLHVSLIEPGPISTRFTSNVAQTQTDKPVTNPGIAKRFTLPPEAILPKLHHALESSRPKLRYPVTLVAHALTWLRRLLPGCLLDKVLRG; encoded by the coding sequence ATGCAAAAAACGGTCTTCATTACCGGTTGCTCCAGCGGCATTGGCCTGATTGCCGCTCAGGATCTGCAAAAACGTGGCTATCGCGTGATTGCAGCCTGCCGCCGTACAGAGGATGTCGCTCGTCTGACCGCGCTAGGCCTGGAAGCGATTACGCTCGATCTGGATGACAGCGCCAGCGTGGAACAAGCCGCGGCAGAGGTGATCAGGCTGACCGATAACCGCCTGTACGGTTTGTTTAATAACGCCGGATACGGCCTGTATGGTTCGTTGAATACCATTTCGCGCCAGCAGCTTGAACGGCAGTTTTCCAGCAACCTGTTCGGCACGCATCAGCTCACGCAGCTGTTATTACCTGCGATGCTGCCGCACGGTGAAGGCCGCATCATCCAGACCAGTTCCGTGCTGGGACTGGTATCAACGCCGGGTCGCGGTGCGTATGCCGCCAGCAAATATGCGCTGGAAGCCTGGTCAGATGCGCTGCGTATGGAATTACACGGCTGCGGCCTGCACGTCAGCCTGATCGAGCCCGGCCCGATCAGTACGCGCTTTACCAGCAATGTCGCACAGACGCAGACGGACAAACCGGTGACCAACCCCGGCATCGCCAAGCGCTTCACGCTGCCGCCGGAAGCGATATTACCGAAGCTCCATCATGCGCTGGAAAGCTCACGGCCTAAATTACGCTATCCCGTGACGCTGGTGGCTCACGCCTTAACCTGGCTGCGTCGTTTGCTACCGGGGTGTCTTCTGGATAAGGTATTACGAGGATAA
- a CDS encoding nicotinamide mononucleotide deamidase-related protein YfaY: MLRVEMLCTGDEVLHGQIIDTNAAWLADYLFQQGLPMTSRMTVGDDLDALVTAITQRSQVADILIVNGGLGPTSDDLSALAAATAAGEGLVEHAEWLARMEAFFAERGRVMAPSNRKQAQIPASAEMVDNPVGTACGFALQLNKCLMFFTPGVPSEFKVMVDQQIMPRLRERFAVADAPLCLRLTTFGRSESDLASQLDGMALPPGVVLGYRSSMPIIELKLTGPAAQQENMEQLWETVRTVAGENTIFEGTEGLPAQLARRLAERDMTLAVSEHFTAGLLNWQLQSANTPLAGGELLANVDDTNLSGLADYARHLAERQGASLALVVGNRNDAELSLAMHTPEGSFAQTIQFNVQRYSLKTHQEVVAMLAMNMLRRWLNGWSVYGGHGWITVLKTL; this comes from the coding sequence ATGCTTAGGGTCGAGATGTTATGTACCGGCGATGAAGTGCTGCATGGTCAGATTATTGATACCAATGCGGCCTGGCTGGCGGATTATCTGTTTCAGCAGGGATTACCGATGACCAGCCGGATGACGGTGGGGGACGATCTCGATGCGCTGGTGACGGCAATAACGCAGCGTAGCCAGGTAGCCGATATCCTGATTGTGAACGGCGGCTTAGGGCCGACCAGCGACGATCTCAGCGCGTTGGCAGCGGCTACCGCAGCAGGAGAAGGGCTGGTTGAGCACGCGGAATGGCTGGCGCGTATGGAGGCGTTCTTTGCCGAGCGCGGTAGAGTGATGGCACCGAGCAACCGCAAACAGGCGCAAATCCCCGCCAGCGCGGAAATGGTAGATAACCCGGTGGGTACCGCCTGTGGTTTTGCGCTGCAATTGAACAAGTGCCTGATGTTTTTTACGCCGGGCGTGCCGTCTGAGTTTAAGGTTATGGTCGATCAGCAAATTATGCCGCGCCTGCGTGAGCGTTTTGCTGTCGCTGATGCCCCGCTGTGCCTGCGCCTGACCACCTTTGGCCGATCCGAGAGCGATCTGGCAAGCCAGTTGGACGGCATGGCGTTACCGCCGGGCGTGGTGCTGGGCTACCGCTCTTCTATGCCGATTATCGAGCTCAAGCTAACCGGCCCTGCTGCACAGCAGGAAAACATGGAGCAACTGTGGGAAACGGTGCGCACCGTGGCAGGGGAAAATACCATCTTCGAAGGAACCGAGGGGTTACCGGCACAGCTGGCACGGCGTCTGGCCGAACGTGATATGACGCTGGCAGTGAGTGAACATTTCACGGCAGGATTGCTCAACTGGCAGCTCCAGTCGGCAAATACGCCGCTGGCGGGTGGAGAACTGTTGGCAAATGTTGATGATACCAACCTGTCTGGGCTAGCGGACTATGCACGTCATCTGGCGGAGCGTCAGGGGGCGTCGTTAGCGCTGGTTGTGGGTAACCGGAATGATGCGGAGCTGTCATTGGCGATGCATACGCCGGAAGGATCTTTCGCCCAAACGATACAGTTCAACGTACAGCGCTACAGCCTGAAAACGCATCAGGAAGTCGTTGCGATGCTGGCGATGAACATGCTGCGCCGCTGGCTAAACGGCTGGTCCGTCTACGGCGGACACGGTTGGATCACGGTGCTGAAGACGCTGTAG
- the tesA gene encoding multifunctional acyl-CoA thioesterase I/protease I/lysophospholipase L1, with the protein MMNFKNVFYVRSFAWRSTRWAGLRKHVFVLLLLGLCSVRAFAADTLLILGDSLSAGYQMPAANAWPTLLNTQWQTQKKGVTVVNASISGDTTAQGLARLPALLKQHQPRWVLIELGGNDGLRGFPAANIEQDLTKIITLVKQANVQPLLMQIRLPTNYGRRYTESFSNIYPKLAEQFALPLLPFFMEQVYLKPEWMMEDGIHPTRDAQPFIAEWMAKQLEPLVNHES; encoded by the coding sequence ATGATGAACTTCAAGAATGTTTTCTACGTGCGCAGTTTCGCTTGGCGTAGCACTCGCTGGGCTGGTCTTCGCAAACATGTTTTCGTCCTTTTGCTTCTGGGATTATGCAGCGTACGCGCTTTCGCCGCTGACACATTATTAATTCTGGGCGATAGCCTCAGTGCGGGCTACCAGATGCCAGCCGCTAACGCGTGGCCAACGCTATTGAACACGCAGTGGCAGACACAGAAAAAAGGCGTCACGGTGGTTAACGCCAGTATTAGCGGTGACACCACCGCACAAGGGCTGGCGCGACTTCCTGCCCTGTTGAAACAGCATCAGCCACGTTGGGTGTTGATTGAACTGGGCGGCAATGATGGGCTCCGGGGATTTCCGGCAGCCAATATCGAGCAGGATCTGACGAAAATCATCACGCTGGTCAAACAGGCTAACGTCCAGCCGCTGCTCATGCAGATCCGTTTGCCGACCAACTATGGCCGTCGCTACACCGAGTCATTCAGCAATATCTACCCCAAATTGGCGGAGCAGTTTGCGCTTCCTCTGCTGCCTTTCTTTATGGAGCAGGTGTATCTTAAACCGGAGTGGATGATGGAAGATGGCATCCATCCAACCCGGGATGCCCAACCGTTTATCGCAGAATGGATGGCGAAGCAGCTGGAACCCTTAGTTAACCATGAGTCTTAA